A genomic window from Pseudonocardia broussonetiae includes:
- a CDS encoding cytochrome c biogenesis CcdA family protein, whose translation MTGLLVLAFGAGLLAPVNPCGFGLLPAVLTATTGNTRGTGLVERLTGGLRAGLALTAGFTATFTVIGLLLTVGVRSVITVVPWLAAALGGVLALVGIAMLAGWHPTLRIGARQPDTQQATSTRGLIGFGAGYAIASASCTLAVLLAVVTQAAATTWIGVLAVFAAYAAGSALLLITLALLAAATSTALARTMRRVAPYAGRIAGALLALSGGYLLYYWLPPLLGADRPSDGGVAALSAQVATWISTNLAAVALTALALALATAVAVLLTRRRPADTAGLDCCPPAPTASAECDRAVP comes from the coding sequence GTGACCGGGCTGCTCGTGCTGGCCTTCGGCGCCGGGCTGCTCGCCCCGGTCAACCCCTGCGGGTTCGGGCTGCTCCCCGCCGTCCTGACCGCCACCACCGGCAACACCCGGGGAACCGGGCTGGTCGAGCGGCTGACCGGTGGGCTCCGCGCCGGCCTGGCCCTGACCGCCGGGTTCACCGCCACCTTCACCGTCATCGGGCTGCTACTCACCGTCGGGGTCCGCTCGGTCATCACCGTGGTCCCCTGGCTGGCCGCCGCGCTCGGTGGCGTGCTCGCCCTGGTCGGGATCGCGATGCTCGCCGGCTGGCACCCCACCCTCCGGATCGGCGCCCGCCAACCCGACACCCAACAGGCGACCAGCACCCGCGGGCTCATCGGGTTCGGCGCCGGCTACGCGATCGCGTCGGCCTCCTGCACCCTCGCGGTGCTGCTCGCGGTGGTCACCCAGGCCGCCGCGACCACCTGGATCGGGGTGCTCGCCGTGTTCGCCGCCTACGCCGCCGGGTCCGCCCTGCTGTTGATCACCCTCGCCCTGCTCGCCGCCGCGACCAGCACCGCCCTCGCCCGCACCATGCGCAGGGTCGCCCCCTACGCCGGGCGTATCGCCGGCGCGCTGCTCGCACTGTCCGGTGGCTACCTCCTCTACTACTGGCTGCCCCCGCTGCTGGGCGCCGACCGGCCCTCCGACGGTGGCGTCGCCGCGCTCTCCGCGCAGGTCGCCACCTGGATCAGCACCAACCTGGCCGCCGTCGCGCTCACCGCCCTCGCTCTTGCCCTGGCCACCGCCGTCGCGGTCCTGCTCACCCGCCGCCGACCCGCCGATACCGCCGGTCTCGATTGCTGCCCGCCCGCTCCCACCGCCTCCGCCGAGTGTGACCGAGCAGTGCCATGA
- a CDS encoding ArsR/SmtB family transcription factor — translation MTGRSGTTARPGTTTAAESPLLGEGGEQVQMVAKFFRALGDPTRLRLLEFLLAGEHTVSECVTHVGLSQGRVSVHLACLADCGYVAARRDGRYSHYRVVDPRVADLVVLARSLAADNCVALAACERITPRP, via the coding sequence ATGACTGGTAGATCGGGCACGACCGCCCGGCCGGGCACCACGACAGCTGCGGAGTCGCCGTTGCTCGGAGAGGGCGGCGAACAGGTGCAGATGGTCGCGAAGTTCTTCCGCGCGCTGGGCGACCCGACCCGGCTGCGACTGCTGGAGTTCCTGCTCGCGGGCGAGCACACCGTCAGCGAGTGCGTCACCCACGTCGGACTGTCCCAGGGCCGAGTGTCGGTCCATCTGGCGTGCCTGGCCGACTGCGGCTACGTCGCGGCGCGGCGCGACGGCCGCTACTCCCACTACCGGGTGGTGGACCCGCGGGTGGCCGACCTGGTCGTGCTGGCCCGGTCCCTGGCCGCGGACAACTGCGTCGCGCTGGCCGCCTGCGAGCGCATCACACCCCGCCCCTGA
- a CDS encoding redoxin domain-containing protein: MSRNQTSGSRAEAASARRSVVGSARRSQRSRTPFVVAGSVVLALVALFAVYTSSTTGDAVASARYDVGDPGIGATAPDFVLPDVTVPAGGGPAPNVRLSDYRGETVLLYFHEGLGCQPCWDQIRDLESDPGLLASVGIDQLLTITSGPQDLIAQKMRDDGLAAPALADTDLAVSAQWEANRFGMMGNSRNGHTFVLVGPDGVIQWRADYGGPPNYTMYVPGSQLLDDLRATRQAG, translated from the coding sequence ATGAGTCGCAACCAAACGAGTGGCAGCCGCGCCGAGGCCGCCAGCGCTCGCCGCTCGGTCGTCGGCAGCGCGCGCCGCTCGCAGCGCTCGCGCACCCCGTTCGTCGTCGCCGGGTCGGTCGTGCTGGCCCTGGTCGCGCTGTTCGCCGTCTACACCTCGAGCACCACTGGTGATGCCGTGGCGTCCGCCCGCTACGACGTCGGTGACCCGGGGATCGGTGCGACCGCACCGGACTTCGTGCTGCCCGACGTGACCGTCCCGGCCGGCGGCGGGCCGGCCCCGAATGTGCGGCTGAGTGACTACCGCGGCGAGACCGTGCTGCTGTACTTCCACGAGGGCCTGGGCTGCCAACCCTGCTGGGACCAGATCCGCGACCTGGAGTCCGACCCGGGCCTGCTGGCCTCGGTCGGGATCGACCAGCTGCTGACGATCACCAGCGGTCCGCAGGACCTGATCGCGCAGAAGATGCGCGACGACGGATTGGCGGCCCCGGCGCTGGCCGACACCGACCTCGCCGTCTCCGCCCAGTGGGAGGCCAACCGCTTCGGCATGATGGGCAACTCCCGCAACGGGCACACCTTCGTCCTGGTCGGGCCGGACGGGGTGATCCAGTGGCGCGCCGACTACGGCGGCCCACCCAACTACACCATGTACGTCCCCGGCAGCCAGCTGCTCGACGACCTGCGCGCCACCCGTCAGGCCGGATGA
- a CDS encoding HAMP domain-containing protein produces the protein MTAIVVNAAFGARFEGYLDTQQQARVEQVVASLTADYRTAGAWRADSLDRLGAGLVMSGSTVTVQGADGRFVWSLAESGVYPATTAMHREMMGVPDLGPAVTVPVVVEGRPVGTATVQVPQAVSPTADLEFRDAVNQLLLLAAAGAAAAALLLGLLVARRTTRPLAELTEATDDLAAGNRDRRARVSSDDEIGSWRGRSTPWPTRWTARTSYGRGSPPTSPTSSGPRWRSCRASSKRCRTASPIRTGG, from the coding sequence TTGACCGCGATCGTGGTCAACGCGGCCTTCGGCGCCCGGTTCGAGGGCTACCTCGACACCCAGCAGCAGGCCCGCGTCGAGCAGGTCGTCGCGTCGCTAACCGCGGATTACCGGACCGCGGGTGCTTGGCGCGCCGACTCGCTGGACCGGTTGGGGGCGGGCCTGGTGATGTCCGGCTCGACCGTGACGGTGCAGGGAGCCGACGGGCGGTTCGTCTGGTCGCTCGCCGAGTCCGGCGTCTACCCCGCGACCACCGCGATGCACCGCGAGATGATGGGCGTCCCCGACCTCGGCCCAGCCGTCACCGTGCCGGTGGTCGTCGAGGGGCGCCCGGTCGGGACGGCGACGGTGCAGGTCCCGCAGGCCGTTTCCCCGACCGCGGACCTCGAGTTCCGCGACGCGGTGAACCAGCTGCTCCTGCTCGCCGCGGCGGGCGCCGCCGCGGCGGCCCTGCTCCTCGGGCTGCTGGTCGCCCGGCGCACCACCCGGCCGCTGGCCGAACTGACCGAGGCCACCGACGACCTGGCCGCGGGCAACCGGGACCGCCGCGCACGCGTGTCGTCCGACGACGAGATCGGCAGCTGGCGCGGTCGTTCAACGCCATGGCCGACGCGGTGGACCGCGAGGACGAGCTACGGCAGAGGTTCGCCGCCGACATCGCCCACGAGCTCCGGACCCCGCTGGCGATCCTGCAGGGCCAGCTCGAAGCGGTGCAGGACGGCATCACCCATCCGGACCGGGGGCTGA
- a CDS encoding zf-HC2 domain-containing protein produces the protein MVRRCSHAVDIAVYLLGGLPDAEVEAFARHLDGCPACRVEIEELAPVARLLIASRSRLGGP, from the coding sequence ATGGTCAGGAGGTGCTCCCATGCCGTCGACATCGCGGTGTACCTGCTCGGTGGCCTGCCCGATGCGGAGGTCGAGGCATTCGCCCGACATCTCGACGGCTGCCCCGCGTGCCGGGTGGAGATCGAGGAGTTGGCACCGGTCGCGCGGCTGCTCATCGCGTCCCGCTCCCGCCTCGGCGGTCCCTGA
- a CDS encoding cytochrome c biogenesis CcdA family protein, producing MNGLTELAISGPLLLAAVLALVAGAVSFASPCCIPLVPGYLAYLAGLAGTSTPPPSRTPPTAGTDDVSGGAEPGAGGEPAVTTQALAPGAGRARLVLASLLFVAGFTVVFTAAIMGVLGLSDLLLLNEQVLQRIGGVVTIAMGLVFLGLVPVMQREMRLHHRPRRGLWGAPVLGAVFGLGWTPCLGPTLTGVLALAAGTQVGPSTVRGLILVLAYSLGLGLPFVFLALGAGWAVRTTSWLRRHTRAIQLAGGAMLVLVGVLLVTGLWGIFIAWLRVPVGGFTVPL from the coding sequence GTGAACGGCCTGACCGAGCTGGCCATCTCCGGGCCCCTGCTGCTCGCCGCCGTCCTCGCGCTCGTCGCCGGCGCGGTGTCCTTCGCCTCCCCGTGCTGCATCCCACTGGTGCCCGGCTACCTCGCCTATCTCGCCGGCCTCGCCGGCACCTCGACCCCGCCACCCTCGCGGACACCGCCTACTGCGGGGACCGATGACGTCAGCGGTGGAGCCGAGCCGGGAGCCGGGGGTGAGCCGGCTGTGACGACGCAGGCCTTGGCGCCCGGTGCGGGTCGTGCGCGGTTGGTCCTGGCGTCGTTGTTGTTCGTCGCCGGGTTCACCGTGGTGTTCACCGCCGCGATCATGGGCGTGCTCGGCCTGTCGGATCTGCTGTTGCTCAACGAGCAGGTGCTGCAGCGCATCGGCGGTGTGGTGACCATCGCGATGGGGCTGGTGTTCCTCGGGCTGGTCCCGGTGATGCAACGCGAGATGCGTCTGCACCACCGCCCACGCCGCGGGCTGTGGGGGGCGCCGGTCCTCGGCGCGGTGTTCGGCCTGGGCTGGACCCCGTGCCTGGGCCCGACGCTGACCGGGGTGCTCGCCCTCGCCGCCGGCACCCAGGTCGGCCCGAGCACCGTGCGCGGGCTGATCCTGGTGCTGGCCTACAGCCTGGGACTCGGCCTGCCTTTCGTGTTCCTCGCGCTGGGCGCCGGGTGGGCGGTACGCACCACGAGCTGGCTGCGCCGCCACACCCGCGCCATCCAGCTGGCCGGCGGCGCGATGCTCGTGCTCGTCGGGGTGCTGCTCGTCACCGGCCTGTGGGGGATCTTCATCGCGTGGCTGCGCGTCCCCGTCGGCGGCTTCACCGTCCCTCTCTAG
- a CDS encoding SHOCT domain-containing protein gives MTAGMGIWMLLVVLTVVALLVLATLGSVWIYRRLRGRQSDGTKVAGRDDEDAALRRLRERFAAGEIDEQEYESRLSALTHWR, from the coding sequence ATGACGGCAGGAATGGGGATCTGGATGCTGCTCGTGGTCCTCACCGTCGTCGCTCTGCTGGTGCTGGCGACACTGGGCAGTGTGTGGATCTACCGCCGGCTGCGCGGGCGGCAGTCCGACGGCACGAAGGTCGCGGGTCGCGACGACGAGGACGCCGCCCTGCGCAGGCTCCGTGAGCGCTTCGCCGCGGGCGAGATCGACGAACAGGAGTACGAGAGCCGGCTTTCCGCGCTCACCCACTGGCGCTGA
- a CDS encoding winged helix-turn-helix domain-containing protein yields MWSRRELANRIRGERDGGAEERAIDAHVKNLRRKLDDPPAAGRLVLTMTGVGYKLGVTHDD; encoded by the coding sequence GTGTGGTCGCGCCGGGAGCTGGCGAACCGGATCCGCGGGGAGCGGGACGGCGGCGCCGAGGAGCGCGCCATCGACGCCCACGTCAAGAACCTGCGCCGCAAGCTCGACGACCCGCCGGCCGCGGGGCGGCTGGTGCTCACCATGACCGGTGTCGGCTACAAGCTCGGAGTCACCCACGATGACTAG
- a CDS encoding TlpA family protein disulfide reductase produces the protein MAVSGRRRTPVVAALLALLLGGCGVGTDAVAAGGTFTFVTPGGQTRIFYDPPQSRGTVRGLSGESLLGPARTVGLEDFPEQVVVLNVWGSWCGPCREEAPGLQQVHEITRGTGVTVLGIDVRDDRDAAADFMRDRGLSYPSIFDNPGRSLAALRGFPRNTVPSTIVLDREHRVAAVFLTAVRVGELLPVVLRVAAEQTGATAQPKVGS, from the coding sequence ATGGCGGTGTCCGGTCGGCGCCGGACGCCCGTCGTGGCCGCGCTGCTCGCGCTGCTGCTGGGCGGGTGCGGCGTCGGTACCGACGCGGTCGCCGCAGGCGGGACCTTCACCTTCGTCACCCCCGGCGGGCAGACCCGGATCTTCTACGACCCACCGCAGAGCCGCGGCACGGTGCGTGGTCTGTCCGGGGAGAGCCTGCTCGGGCCGGCCCGCACGGTCGGGCTCGAGGACTTCCCCGAGCAGGTGGTGGTGCTCAACGTGTGGGGCTCCTGGTGCGGCCCGTGCCGGGAGGAGGCACCCGGCCTGCAGCAGGTCCACGAGATCACCCGCGGGACAGGGGTCACCGTGCTGGGCATCGACGTGCGCGACGACCGCGACGCCGCGGCCGACTTCATGCGCGACCGCGGGCTCAGCTACCCGTCGATCTTCGACAACCCCGGCCGGTCCCTGGCGGCCCTGCGCGGTTTCCCCCGCAACACCGTCCCGTCCACGATCGTGCTCGACCGCGAGCACCGGGTGGCCGCGGTGTTCCTCACCGCCGTCCGCGTCGGCGAGCTGCTGCCGGTCGTGCTGCGCGTCGCGGCCGAGCAAACCGGCGCCACCGCACAACCCAAGGTGGGGTCGTGA
- a CDS encoding TlpA family protein disulfide reductase, whose amino-acid sequence MVSRTGELRAVLRRPDLRWTVVVMVLAIAGVVALWPSGTPREGATAAAGVTPQVLADGPRTAPAPDDIELAPRRRLAALQPCPAPSPGARPAAGPLAGITVPCLGAPGWVDLAAALRGQEALLNVWASWCGPCREEIPVLADYADRPGALPVIGINVQDQPADALDILIALDAHYPSVTDPDAALLSALRSPPYRPITYVLRADGSVELVTPPVVFRTPQEVSEAVDVALTAR is encoded by the coding sequence GTGGTGAGCCGGACCGGCGAGCTGCGCGCGGTCTTGCGCCGGCCCGACCTGCGCTGGACGGTCGTGGTGATGGTGCTCGCCATCGCCGGGGTGGTCGCGCTGTGGCCGTCGGGGACCCCGCGCGAGGGCGCCACGGCGGCGGCCGGGGTCACGCCGCAGGTCCTCGCCGACGGTCCACGGACCGCCCCTGCTCCGGACGACATCGAGCTGGCACCGCGCCGACGGCTGGCCGCCCTGCAGCCGTGCCCCGCGCCATCGCCTGGTGCCCGGCCCGCGGCCGGCCCGCTGGCGGGGATCACCGTGCCGTGCCTGGGCGCACCGGGTTGGGTCGACCTGGCCGCCGCGCTCCGCGGGCAGGAGGCGCTGCTCAACGTATGGGCGTCGTGGTGCGGGCCATGTCGCGAGGAGATCCCGGTCCTAGCGGACTACGCCGACCGGCCGGGGGCGCTGCCGGTGATCGGGATCAACGTCCAGGACCAGCCCGCCGACGCGCTCGACATCCTCATCGCGCTCGACGCCCACTACCCCTCGGTCACCGACCCCGATGCCGCATTGCTCTCGGCGCTGCGCAGCCCGCCCTATCGTCCCATCACCTACGTCCTGCGCGCCGACGGTTCCGTCGAGCTGGTCACGCCGCCGGTGGTGTTCCGAACACCGCAGGAGGTCAGCGAGGCGGTCGATGTGGCGCTGACGGCGCGCTGA
- a CDS encoding BlaI/MecI/CopY family transcriptional regulator, producing MADGGGQMGSRVRVFGDLETLVMDRMWAAGGSGTVREVLETLQQDRTIAYTTVLSTMDNLHRKGHLTREREGKAYRYRTALTHAEHTAGLMRHALTAGPDSGAVLAHFVGEMSEDELDRLQQVLARRSSGPDR from the coding sequence ATGGCGGACGGTGGGGGGCAGATGGGCAGCCGAGTACGGGTCTTCGGAGATCTGGAGACACTGGTCATGGACCGGATGTGGGCCGCGGGCGGCTCGGGCACGGTGCGCGAGGTACTCGAGACGTTGCAGCAGGACCGCACCATCGCCTACACCACTGTGCTGTCGACGATGGACAACCTGCACCGCAAGGGGCACCTGACCAGGGAGCGCGAGGGCAAGGCGTACCGATACCGGACCGCGCTCACCCACGCCGAGCACACCGCCGGACTGATGCGCCACGCATTGACTGCCGGGCCGGACTCCGGGGCGGTCCTGGCCCACTTCGTGGGCGAGATGAGCGAGGACGAACTGGACCGGCTGCAGCAGGTGCTGGCGCGCCGTTCGTCCGGACCCGATCGATGA
- a CDS encoding glutaredoxin family protein, whose amino-acid sequence MIEVTLLTQADCRYCEIAVAVLARVAQDHPMAVRHVGLDTADGRALAARHGVVFAPGVLVDGEMFGYGRLSERRLRRHLAGRDARPSVARGIGEDIHR is encoded by the coding sequence ATGATCGAGGTCACCCTGCTCACCCAGGCCGACTGCCGGTACTGCGAGATCGCTGTCGCGGTACTGGCCCGGGTCGCGCAGGACCATCCGATGGCCGTCCGCCACGTCGGCCTGGACACCGCTGACGGCCGGGCGCTGGCCGCGCGCCACGGCGTCGTGTTCGCGCCCGGTGTGCTGGTCGACGGTGAGATGTTCGGCTACGGGCGGCTGTCCGAGCGGCGGCTGCGCCGCCACCTGGCCGGCCGCGATGCGCGTCCGTCCGTCGCGCGCGGTATCGGCGAGGACATCCACCGGTGA
- a CDS encoding TlpA family protein disulfide reductase: MSESTTRPRSPRPPKRRWPLLAGIGLAVIAVLAVAYTALSPATNPTATAGSSTGVEFTATTLSGQQVEMPGGKPSVVYFFTVNCGTCGPDAQALAQLQQTTPGANFAAVDLDPNETVEDIRGFLDTNQATDLPYAIDTDSRLLSGYQITQIGVAVVLDATGNEVFRGYKPTTEQIETALTEAGAR, encoded by the coding sequence GTGTCTGAGTCCACCACCCGTCCGCGATCCCCCCGGCCCCCGAAGCGGCGCTGGCCGCTACTGGCCGGGATCGGCCTCGCGGTGATCGCGGTGCTCGCCGTGGCCTACACCGCGCTCTCCCCCGCAACGAACCCGACCGCGACCGCAGGCTCGAGCACCGGGGTGGAGTTCACCGCCACCACGCTGTCCGGGCAGCAGGTCGAGATGCCCGGCGGGAAGCCCAGCGTCGTGTACTTCTTCACCGTCAACTGCGGCACCTGCGGACCTGACGCCCAGGCCCTCGCCCAGCTCCAGCAGACCACCCCGGGCGCGAACTTCGCCGCCGTCGACCTCGACCCCAACGAGACCGTCGAGGACATCCGCGGCTTCCTGGACACCAACCAGGCCACCGACCTGCCCTACGCCATCGACACCGACAGCAGGCTGCTCAGCGGCTACCAGATCACCCAGATCGGCGTCGCCGTCGTGCTCGACGCCACCGGCAACGAGGTCTTCCGCGGCTACAAGCCCACCACGGAGCAGATCGAGACCGCGCTCACCGAGGCCGGCGCCCGGTGA
- a CDS encoding M56 family metallopeptidase, producing MSLAACLLAYSMVVAVLGPPLLTRATRTGAAPRLGLIAWSAAMGSVVLSWALAAVLLTADLMRGWGQLDRLLAGCFATLRAAAVGGLGGFLQAVLAVVTATTVLALAVMAARVGAGVRRARVHSRRHAEAAVLAARGAARGPGGSVVVEVAQRSVYCLAGRPSTIVITSGALAALADDQLAAVLDHERAHLAGRHHQLLGLARALARALPGMRLFTDGAAELARLAEMRADDAAAQRHGGDTVVGALLALAAPGLVSAPAPALGAGGVGVADRVERLLFPPASARLRLAVVLGGLLVGPVIATALVVTQSPLCITALS from the coding sequence GTGAGCCTCGCCGCCTGCCTGCTGGCCTACAGCATGGTCGTCGCCGTGCTCGGCCCGCCACTGCTGACCCGGGCGACCCGCACCGGTGCGGCGCCCCGCCTCGGGTTGATCGCGTGGTCGGCGGCGATGGGCAGCGTGGTGCTGTCCTGGGCGCTCGCCGCAGTCCTGCTCACGGCGGATCTGATGCGCGGATGGGGTCAGCTCGACCGGCTGCTCGCCGGCTGCTTCGCCACCCTGCGGGCGGCGGCGGTCGGCGGATTAGGCGGGTTCCTGCAGGCCGTCCTCGCGGTGGTGACCGCGACGACGGTCCTGGCCCTGGCCGTGATGGCTGCCCGTGTCGGTGCCGGGGTCCGGCGGGCCCGCGTGCACTCGCGTCGGCACGCCGAGGCCGCCGTACTGGCCGCGCGCGGCGCCGCCCGCGGCCCCGGCGGATCGGTCGTCGTGGAGGTCGCGCAGCGCAGCGTCTACTGCCTCGCGGGCCGACCCTCCACCATCGTCATCACCAGCGGTGCCCTGGCCGCGCTCGCCGACGACCAGCTCGCCGCCGTCCTGGACCACGAGCGAGCGCACCTCGCCGGGCGCCACCACCAGCTCCTGGGTTTGGCCCGTGCGCTGGCCAGGGCCCTCCCCGGGATGCGACTGTTCACCGACGGCGCCGCCGAGCTCGCGCGGCTGGCCGAGATGCGCGCCGACGACGCCGCCGCCCAGCGACACGGTGGCGACACCGTGGTGGGTGCGTTGCTCGCGCTGGCCGCACCGGGTCTCGTGTCCGCGCCGGCGCCCGCGTTGGGGGCCGGCGGGGTCGGGGTGGCCGACCGGGTCGAGCGACTGCTGTTCCCGCCGGCGTCGGCGCGCTTGCGGCTCGCGGTGGTCCTGGGCGGGCTGCTGGTCGGGCCGGTCATCGCCACCGCGTTGGTCGTCACCCAGTCGCCGCTGTGCATCACCGCCCTGAGCTGA
- a CDS encoding prolipoprotein diacylglyceryl transferase family protein yields MTAAPVARQGAVPTAEAVTAGGCAEKLADDLGGDQVGLTATYWLEPHEHVRTTSEPVTIRFVGQRVGATGQDPRDRFDRTEQVEGLPPDSGRVSITTKVVGVNAGQWQVVAAPVAGVTGATDSRPGPPVRRVTTRTRPAPLLHGPGVRETAWPALVLLGVLVALVTQALLLQQSVGAWAGAMTVSVVAVAVGYLAAKLWYLALHRQSLRKFIPAGTCIQGFLLGGFGTLAVGSLVTGAPVGLLLDATAPGVFLAMAIGRPGCFLGGCCVGRPTSSRWGLWSSDRRIGVRRIPVQLLEAVMALAIGTGTLALFLAGPLPLPGALFVGAVTAYTVGRQLLFPLRREPRRTSAGRLLTLAAAGLVVVAAVLAPVLTP; encoded by the coding sequence GTGACCGCCGCGCCGGTGGCGCGGCAGGGCGCGGTCCCGACGGCGGAAGCTGTCACGGCGGGCGGGTGCGCGGAGAAGCTCGCGGACGACCTCGGGGGCGACCAGGTCGGGCTCACCGCCACCTACTGGCTGGAGCCCCACGAGCACGTCCGCACCACGTCCGAACCGGTGACCATCCGCTTCGTCGGCCAGCGGGTCGGGGCCACCGGCCAGGACCCGCGCGACCGATTCGACCGCACCGAGCAGGTGGAAGGGCTCCCGCCGGACAGCGGACGAGTCTCGATCACCACCAAGGTGGTGGGCGTCAACGCGGGGCAGTGGCAGGTCGTCGCCGCCCCCGTCGCGGGAGTCACCGGTGCGACCGACAGCCGGCCGGGGCCGCCGGTGCGGCGGGTGACGACCCGGACCCGGCCGGCGCCGTTGCTGCACGGCCCGGGCGTGCGCGAGACGGCGTGGCCGGCGCTGGTCCTGCTCGGCGTGCTCGTCGCCCTGGTGACCCAGGCACTGCTGTTGCAGCAGTCGGTGGGCGCGTGGGCCGGGGCGATGACCGTCTCGGTGGTCGCGGTCGCGGTCGGCTACCTGGCGGCCAAGCTCTGGTACCTGGCGCTGCACCGGCAGAGCCTGCGGAAGTTCATTCCCGCCGGCACGTGCATCCAGGGGTTCCTCCTCGGCGGCTTCGGGACCCTCGCGGTCGGCTCCCTGGTGACCGGGGCGCCGGTCGGGCTGCTTCTCGACGCCACCGCCCCCGGGGTGTTCCTCGCGATGGCGATCGGCCGTCCCGGATGCTTCCTGGGTGGCTGCTGCGTCGGGCGGCCCACCTCGTCGCGGTGGGGCCTCTGGTCATCGGACCGCCGCATCGGCGTGCGCAGGATCCCGGTCCAGCTCCTGGAGGCCGTGATGGCGCTCGCGATCGGGACCGGGACCCTGGCGCTGTTCCTCGCAGGGCCGCTCCCGCTACCCGGCGCGCTGTTCGTCGGGGCCGTCACCGCCTACACGGTCGGGCGTCAGCTGCTCTTCCCGCTGCGGCGGGAGCCTCGCCGGACCTCGGCCGGGCGACTGCTCACACTCGCAGCGGCCGGCCTAGTCGTCGTCGCCGCGGTGTTGGCTCCCGTACTCACCCCATAG
- a CDS encoding cytochrome c biogenesis CcdA family protein, with product MSELLVGTTLLVSFLGGMVALLAPCCVSVMLPAYLATGFRHRGGVLVATLVFGAGVATVILPIGLGAAVLSRLFIEQHATIYLVGGAVMVLAGAAVLTGWMPRLPMPGGRGAAGGGFGSAYLLGAFSGIASACCAPVLIGIAVLSGASASFPAALGIGLAYVAGMVAPLAVAGLLWDKHSDRATRLLTARTVELRLGRLRRRMPLGVLLSGLLMIGMGVLAWVLAFAGPGMATDGWQVRVSAWLQHTATGTAQALDWVPGWVFAVVLVAGFAVALRRGLRTRATRRADLSDAGPHDLPAPVTPPIAVDTMNAKES from the coding sequence ATGAGTGAGCTGCTGGTGGGGACCACGTTGTTGGTCTCGTTCCTGGGCGGGATGGTGGCGCTGCTGGCGCCGTGCTGCGTGTCGGTGATGTTGCCGGCCTACCTGGCGACGGGGTTCCGGCACCGGGGTGGCGTGCTGGTGGCCACCCTGGTGTTCGGCGCCGGGGTCGCCACCGTGATCCTGCCGATCGGGCTGGGCGCCGCGGTACTGAGCCGGCTGTTCATCGAGCAGCACGCCACGATCTATCTCGTCGGCGGTGCGGTGATGGTGCTCGCCGGTGCGGCGGTGCTGACGGGGTGGATGCCGAGGCTGCCGATGCCCGGTGGCCGCGGGGCCGCCGGTGGCGGCTTCGGGTCGGCCTACCTGCTCGGCGCCTTCTCCGGGATCGCCAGCGCCTGCTGCGCCCCGGTCCTGATCGGGATCGCGGTGCTGTCGGGCGCGTCCGCGTCGTTCCCGGCCGCGCTGGGCATCGGACTGGCCTACGTGGCCGGGATGGTCGCCCCGCTGGCCGTCGCCGGGTTGCTGTGGGACAAGCACTCCGACCGCGCGACCCGGCTGCTCACCGCCCGCACGGTCGAGCTCCGGCTCGGGCGGCTGCGGCGGCGGATGCCGCTGGGTGTCCTGCTGAGCGGGCTGCTGATGATCGGGATGGGTGTGCTGGCCTGGGTGCTGGCGTTCGCCGGTCCGGGAATGGCGACCGACGGCTGGCAGGTCCGGGTCAGCGCCTGGCTGCAGCACACCGCCACCGGCACGGCGCAGGCCCTGGACTGGGTGCCCGGCTGGGTGTTCGCCGTCGTGCTCGTCGCCGGCTTCGCGGTGGCCCTGCGTCGCGGGCTCCGCACCCGGGCCACCCGCCGGGCCGACCTTTCGGACGCCGGTCCGCACGATCTCCCTGCCCCCGTGACGCCGCCGATCGCGGTGGACACCATGAACGCGAAGGAGTCCTGA